The genomic segment GCAAAGCCTTGGTTCCCCAGAGTGAATAAGGGGCCCAATAGCAGATCTCGGCTTGACTGGCCCGGATCGGCACACTTGTAATTTCACTCGTGTCGTTCGGCCGTTATCGATAACGGCAGCATCACGGGGACGCAAAGACAGACAGGGGCGCACATGACCGAGCTGTTCCAGCAATTGCTGGTCGAGGAGGCGGATGAGGAGCTCGGATGGCAGGAGCGCGCACTGTGCGCCCAGACCGATCCCGAGTCTTTTTTCCCGGAAAAGGGCGGTTCCACCCGTGAGGCGAAAAAGGTCTGCCTGGCCTGCGAGGTGCGGTCCGAGTGCCTCGAATACGCCCTCGCCAATGACGAGCGCTTCGGCATCTGGGGCGGGCTCTCCGAGCGCGAGCGCCGCCGGCTGAAGAAGGCCGCCGTTTGACCGGCGGGCCCTTCCGCGGATTCCCCCGGCGCCGGCGCGGACCGCACATACCCGTACCGCGCACACCCCGACGTCACATACGCGGACCGCGCATACCTGAACATTCCTCATCCCGCCTCCCCCGCAGCCGCGTGGGAGGCGGATCGCTGTGCGGACGGCCGGGCCGGCGCCCCGCTCCGAGCCGTTAGTGTGGGGGGCCGTCCGAGACTCACCCGCCTCCTCGCGAGCGCGTGCGTCCACCGCAGTCCAGCGAACCGGGGCCCGTACCTCGATGTCCGTGCACAGTCACTCGGCACACAGCCGGCCGGCAGCCCCCTCCGGAGCCGCCGCCCCCGAATACCCGCGGCATGTCGTCACCGCCGTGCTGGTCTCCCACGACGGTGCCCGCTGGCTGCCCCAGGCGCTCGCCGGACTGGTCGGCCAGGAACGGCCGGTCCAGAACGTCATCGCCGCCGACACCGGCAGCGCCGACGAGTCCGCGGCGCTGCTCACCGACACCCTCGGAGCCGAGCGGGTGCTGCACCTCGCGCGCCGGTCCGGCTTCGGCACGGCCGTCGACGAGGCCGTCCGCACGGCCGGTGTGCTCACCCCCGACGACCTGCCGTATCTGAAGCGCCCCAGCGGCTGGGACCCGGAGACCCGTACCTGGCGCGACGACGCCTACGACATGCCCGAACTGCCGCACGGCGAGCCCGTCCAGTGGCTCTGGCTGCTGCACGACGACTGCGCCCCCGAGCCGGACGCCCTGGCCGAGCTGCTGCGGGTGGCCGACTCCTCCCCGTCCACCGCGATCATCGGCCCCAAGCTGCGCGGCTGGTACGACCGCCGGCAGCTCCTGGAGGCGGGCGTCAGCATCGCCCGCAGCGGCCGCCGCTGGACCGGTCTCGACCGCCGCGAGCAGGACCAGGGCCAGCACGACCAGGTGCGGCCGGTGCTGTCGGTCTCCACCGCCGGCATGCTGATCCGGCGCGACGTCTGGGACGAACTCGGCGGCTTCGACCGGCGGCTCCCCCTGATGCGCGACGACGTCGACCTGTGCTGGCGCGCCCAGGCCGCGGGCCACCAGGTCCTCGTCGCCCCCGAGGCCGTCCTGCGGCACGCGGAGGCCGCCGCGCGCGAACGGCGGCCCATCGACTGCGCCGGCCGCTCGGCGGCCAACCCCCACCGTGTCGACAAGGCCGGCGCGGTCTACACGATGCTCGTCAACTCCCGCGGCGCCGCGCTGCCGTACGTCCTGCTGCGCCTGGTGCTCGGCACCGTGCTGCGCACTCTCGCCTATCTGGTCGGCAAGGTGCCCGGCCAGGCGCTGGACGAGATCGCGGGGCTCCTCGGCGTGCTGCTGCGGCCGGGGAGGATTCTCGCGGGGCGGCGCCGGCGCGGCCGGCCGGCCGTCGAACCGGCCGAGCTGCGGCCGCTGTTCCCGCCGCCCGGTGCGACGGTGCGGGCGACGGCCGAGGCTGTCGTCGGCAACTTCAGCGGCCGCTCGGAACCCGAGCTCGCCTCCGGCGGCCGGCACGGCGCCGTCGAGTCAGGGCCGGGCGGTGACGACGCCGACTTTCTGGAGATCGAACAGTTCGCCCGGCTGAAGCGCGTCGCGCGCAAGCCGGGGCCCGTCCTCTTCCTCCTGCTGCTGGTGGTCTCCCTCGTCGCCTGCCGCGGACTGCTCGGCTCCGGCACGCTCGCCGGAGGGGCCCTGCTGCCCGCCCCCGCGGACGCCTCCGGCCTCTGGGACCGCTATCTGTCCGCCTGGCAGCCCGTCGGCACCGGCGGCACCGAGGCGGCACCGCCCTACCTGGCCGTCATCGCCGCCCTGTCCACCCTGCTGCTCGGCAGCACCGGCGCGGCCCTGACCCTGCTCCTCGTCTGCTCGGTGCCGCTGGCCGGGCTGAGCGCCTACTTCGCCTCCCGGCCGCTGGTCGAGTCGCGCCTGCTGCGCGCCTGGGCGGCTGTGGCGTACGCCTTCCTGCCCGCCGCGACCGGCGCGCTGGCGGGCGGCCGGCTGGGCACCGCGGTACTCGCGGTACTGCTGCCGCTGATGGCCCGTGCGGCCGTCGCCGCCGCCGGAGCGGCCCTGCCGTCCGACAGCGACGACGGCGAGCGCGACGGGGACGCGGCTCCGGGCGCCCGCCCGAGCTGGCGCGCCGTCTGGGCCTACACGCTCCTGCTCACCTTCACCACGGCCTTCACCCCCGTCGTCTGGCCGCTCACCCTGCTGCTGGGCATCGCGCTGCTCGTGACGCGCACCGTGCGCCACCAGGGCGGTACGGCCGCCTACGGGATCCGCCTCGCCCTGGTGCTCGTCACCCCGCTGGTGGTCCTCGCTCCCTGGTCGCTGTCGCTGCTGACCTCGCCGTCCGGCTTCCTCCGCGAGGTCGGACTGGAGTACGGCACCGGCTCCGCCACCGCGCTGGACCTGCTGATGGTCAGCCCCGGCGGGCCGAAGGCGGCGGGCGGGTTCCTCCTCGCCGGTGTCGTGCTCGCGGCCCTGGCCGCCCTGCTCCGCGGCGACCGGCAGCGCGCGGTCCGCACCGCCTGGGCCGTGGCGGTCGCGGCCCTGCTCCTGGCCGCGCTCTCCAACGGCTCCGCGTGGGCCGGGCCCGCCACCCTCGTCTACGGCATCGCACTGCTGTCCGCCGCCGCCGTCGGCGCGGAGAACGCGCGCGAACGCGTCGCCGCGCAGAGCTTCGGCTGGCGGCAGCCGGCCGCGGCGCTGATCGCCCTGGCGGCCGCCGCCGGCCCGCTGCTCTCCGCCGTCGCCTGGATGTACGGCGGGGCGGCCGGCCCGGTCGAACGGCGCGACCCCGTGCAGGTGCCGCCGTTCGTCGCGGAGGAGAGCCGCACCCAGGACCAGGCGCGCACCCTCGTGCTCGGCGGCGAGCCGGGCCGGGTCTCGTACACCCTGGTGCGCGGTTCGGGCGCCCGGCTGGGCGACGCCGACCTCGCCGCGGCGAGCGGCGGGGACATCCGGCTGGACGGCATCGTCGCCAACCTCGTCGCGGGCTCCGGCGCCGACCAGACCGACCAGCTCGGCGGCTACGCGGTGCGCTACATCCTCGTCCGCGACGGAGCCCCCCGCGAGATGGGCCGGGTGCTGGACACCACCCCCGGACTGACCCGGCTCAGCCAGGAGGACGGCAGTTCCCTCTGGCGGCTCGACCGGCGCGTCGCCCGCGTCACCGTCGTCGGGAACCCCGACAAGGGCGGGGACGGGGGAGCGGCGGAGGCCGCCGAGCCGGTCCCGGTCGCCGCCGGACCCGTCGAGGCCCACACCTCACTCCCCGCAGGACCGGAGGGCCGCGTGCTGCGCGTCGCCGACCGGGCCGCCCCCGGCTGGACCGCCACGCTCGACGGCGAGCCGCTGACCCCGACCACCGTCGACGAGTGGGCCCAGGGCTTCGAACTGCCCGCGAACGGTGGCCGCCTCGACCTGACGTACGAGTCGCCGCTGAGCCACACCCTGTGGACCGGGGCACAAGGGCTGCTGGCCGTCGTCCTGGTGGTGCTCGCCCTGCCCGGCCGGCGCCGCGAGGTCGACGACGACCTGCCCGAGACCGCACCGGAGCCGGCCGTGCCCGCGCAGCCCGTGGACGGCGAGGGCCGCCGGGCCCGCAGGCTGCGGGCGGCCGCGGAGGCGGAGGCCGCGGCGCAGGGCACGGAGCCGGAGAGCGCGCCGGAGCAGCCCGTGCCGGCCGGGACCGCACCGGCCGCCGCGGCCGAGGACGACCCGTTCGAGGCGTTCGACGCCTTCCGCGCCACTCAGGCGGCCGAGTCCGCGGACCGGGCGGCCCAGGGGGCCGCTGCCTCCGGTGCACCGGCCGGGCCGTACGCGGAGGGCGTGCCGCAGCAGGTGCCGCAACAGCCCTACGGCACCTGGGACCAGCAGAGCTACGCCCCCGGCGGCGGACAGCCGTACCCGGGGGAGCAGTACGGGCACGAGCCGTACCAGGGCCAGGGGGAACAGCAGTACCAGGGCTACGGCGACGGGCAGTACCAGCAGTACGGCGCCGGCCAGTACAGCGATCCGTACCAGCCGGATCCCTACCAGGCCGCTCCGTACGGCGATGGTCAGCAGCAGTACGACGCGCAGCAGCAGTACGACGGTCAGCAGTACGACGGGCGGCAGCAGTACGACGGGCAGCAGCCCGGCCCGTACGGCTACCCGGCCCAGCCCTACGCCGGCGGCGATCCCGCCCGCAGTGAGACGGTCCACGGGGACGACGGCGAGCCCGCCCCCCGCCGCGACGGGAGCGATCAGCAGTGAACCGCACCACCCTCTCCCTGCTCGCCGCCACCACGGCACTCGCCGCGGTCACCGGAGTCGCGGCCCTGGCCGCGCCCGGCGGGACACCGGAGCGATCGGCGGCCGCGGCCGAACGGCTGCCCGTGGAGCGCTCCGAGCTGCTCTGCCCGGAGCCGTCCCTGTCGGAGCTGGCCGAGACCGGCTACACCTCCTTCACGCCCGAGGACGGGGCCGCGGGCTCCAAGGGCACGGCCGGACTCCTGCCCGCCGAGGAGGAGGCGGAGCCCGGCGGCGGCAAGGACGGCAAGGACGGTGACAAGGACGAGGACGAGGAGGCGGCCGAGGACGAGGACGGCGGCGAGAAGGCCGGACCCGACCCCGTCGCCCCCCTGAAGAAGCCGGGCGCCCCCGCGACCGCCTCCGTCTCCGGGGCCGGCGCGCCCGCCCTCATCGGAACCGCCGACGGCGCCCTCGCCCCCGGCTGGACCGCCCAGCAGACGACCGTGATCGGCTCCGGTGAGGGACGCGGCCTCCTCGGCGTCTCCTGCACGGCCCCCGACACCGATTTCTGGTTCCCGGGCACGAGCACCGCCAAGAGCCGCCAGGACTACGTCGAGCTGACCAATCCCGATGACGCCGCCGCCGTCGTCGACCTGGAGCTGTACGGCCGGAAGGGCCGGATCGAGACCGAGACGGGTGAGGGCATCACCGTCCCGCCCCGCTCCGCCACCTCCGTCCTGCTGTCCACGCTCACCTCCGAGAAGGCCGACGACGTCGCCGTGCACGTCGTCGCCCGTTCCGGCCGCGTCGGGGCCGCCGTCCGCGCCACGGACAGCGGGACGGGCAGCGACTGGCTGCCGCCCTCGACGGTGGCGGCCGGCAGCGCCGTGCTGCCCGGCATCCCGGAGGACGCGGTATCCGTACGGCTGGTGGCGGTGGCGGCCGGCGACCGCGACGCCGATCTGAAGGTGGAACTCGCCGGACCGACCGGCTCGTTCACCCCCGCCGGACACGAGAGCCTGACGCTGAAGCGCGGCATGGTGACGTCCGTGGACCTGGACGACATCACCAAGGGCGAGCCCGGCTCCCTGGTGCTGAGCCCGGCGGACGGCGGCGAGACCGCCCCGTACGCGGTCGCCCTGCGCGTCGTCCGCGGCAAGGGCGGAGACCGGGAAATGGCGTTCATCCCGGCCACCTCGCGGATCGAGGCGCGCGGCACCGCGGCCGACAACCGCGCCAAGGGGTCCGTCCTCTCCCTCGTCGCGCCGGGGAAGGCCGCGAGGGTGGAGGTCACCGCCTCGGCGGGCAGCGGGGGCGGCAAGCCGGTGAGCAAGGAGTACACGGTCAAGGCCGGTACGACGCTCAGCGTGCCGGAGCCCCCCGTCCCCTCGGGCGGCAAGGGCACCCACGCGCTGACCGTCAAGGCACTGTCCGGCGGGCCGGTGTACGCCTCCCGGATGCTCGAACGGCCCAAGGGCGGGGTGCCGATGTTCACCGTCCAGCCGGTTCCCGACGACCGGGGCACGGTCGTCGTCCCGGAGGCCGCCGAGGACCTGTCCCTGCTGATGCGCTGAGAGCGGCGCCGGAGCAGCCGGGAGCAGGCGGGAGCAGCTGAGGGCACGGTCCGGGCGCACCGGGCGCGTCCGGCCCCCGGCCCGGTCTCAGTCCTGCCCGTACCGCGGATCCACCGACTCCGGTGCCAGCCCCAGCAGTTCGGCCACCTGCTCGACCACGATCTCGTGCACCAGCAGGGCCCGCTCGTCGCGGTTCTTCGTACGGATCTCCACCGGGCGCCGGTAGACGACGATCCTGGCCGGCCCGTCCCCGCGGGCGGAGGTCACCCGGCCCAGCGGCACCGTCCCCTCGTCCTCCCAGCCCTCGGCGCGGTCCTCGCCGCCGTCGCCGAAGGACGGGACGTCCAGAACGGCGAACTCCACCTCGGAGAGCTGCGGCCAGTGCCGTTCGAGCCGCTCCACCGAGTCGTGCACCAGATCGGTGAAGGCCGCGGCGCGGCTCAGGGCGAGCGGAACCTGCGGCGGCGCGATCGGTCCGCGCATACCGCGTCCGTGGCGGTCCCGGCGCCGCGGACGGGGCTCGGAGGGGCGGGGTGGTACGGAGCTGCTCATCACCTCCGAGAGTAGCCGCCGCCCGGCCGCCCCGAGAGATTGGCGAGCGGTACCCGCACGGATCACGAACCGGCACGACCCGGATCATCCGGACAGCGGCTCAGTCTCCGTGGTGAACGATGTGGTGAAACGATTCCGGGCGAAGTGCCGTCAAGCGGGACGAGCCGCTGTGCCACCCCGCTCGCACGGCCCCGCTCCGCCGGGTGCCCGCCGCAGGTCAGACCTCGCGCCCGCAGGTCAACACCCTTGTCCCCAGGGGCGCGACACGGTGCGTGGGCTCGGGGAGAGTCGTCGCGGCCCGCTCAAGAGTGCGGTACCGTCCAACCTCGTGAGCCCTGTACGCCGATGTTCGCGCACCGCGTGCGGTCGTCCCGCCGTCGCGACGCTGACGTACGTCTACGCGGACTCGACCGCCGTTCTCGGGCCACTCGCCACCTACGCCGAGCCGCACTGCTACGACCTCTGCGCCGAGCACTCCGAGCGGCTCACCGCGCCGCGCGGCTGGGAGGTCGTCCGGCTCGCCGTCGACACCGGCCCGGCCCGGCCCAGCAGCGACGATCTCGAAGCCCTCGCCAACGCCGTCCGTGAAGCCGCCCGCCCGCAGGAGCGCGCGGCCGGGGCGCAGGGCGGCGCGGGCGGACCCGGCGGCCGCGAGGCCGACCCGAGAGAGGTCGCCCGCCGCGGGCACCTGCGGGTCCTGCGCTCGCCCGAGCCCTGAAACCGGACGCCGCCGCCCGGTGCGCCGCCCGCCCCGGGCCCGTTTCCGCACGCGTACCGTCCGGACGCCGGGCCCCCTGCTGCCTCCGGCGCCGATCCGGGTAGGTTTGTCGTTCCGATAGGACTCCCGGAAGGGGTGGGCAGTGCCCGACTTGTCGCAGATCGTGAAGGCGTACGACGTGCGCGGTGTGGTCCCGGACCAGTGGGACGAACCGCTCGCGGAGCTCTTCGGCGCGGCCTTCGCCCGGGTGACCGGGGCGGAGGCCATTGTCGTCGGACATGACATGCGGCCCTCGTCCCCCGGCCTCTCCCGGGCGTTCGGCCGCGGAGCCGCCGCCCTCGGCGCGGACGTCACCGAGATCGGCCTGTGCTCGACCGACCAGCTGTACTTCGCCAGCGGCCGGCTCGACCTGCCCGGCGCGATGTTCACCGCCAGCCACAACCCGGCCCAGTACAACGGCATCAAGATGTGCCGGGCCGGCGCCACCCCCGTCGGCCAGGACACCGGCCTCGCGGAGATCCGGGCTCTCGTCGAGGAGTGGAGCGGGAGCGGCGCCCCCGCCCCCGCCGGGACCCCGGGCACCATCACGCAGCGGGACGTCCTCGCCGACTACGCCGCCTGCCTGCGCGGCCTGGTCGACCTCACGGGCATCCGCCCGCTGAAGGTCGTCGTGGACGCGGGGAACGGCATGGGCGGCCACACCGTGCCCACCGTCCTCGACGGCCTGCCCGTCGAACTGGTCCCGATGTACTTCGAACTGGACGGCACCTTCCCCAACCACGAGGCCAACCCCCTCGCCCCGGAGAACATCGTCGATCTCCAGGCGAGGGTCCGGGAGCTCGGCGCCGACATCGGCCTGGCCTTCGACGGCGACGCCGACCGCTGCTTCGTGGTCGACGAGCGCGGCGAGCCCGTCTCGCCGTCCGCCGTCACGGCCCTCGTCGCCGCCCGCGAACTCGCCAAGCACGGCGGCGGAACCGTCATCCACAACTGCATCACCTCCTGGTCCGTCCCCGAGGTGGTCAGGGAGAACGGCGGCACCCCCGTGCGCACCCGCGTCGGGCACTCCTTCATCAAGGGGGAGATGGCCCGCACCGGCGCGATCTTCGGCGGCGAGCACTCCGCGCACTACTACTTCCGCGACTTCTGGAACGCGGACACGGGCATGCTCGCCGCGCTCCACGTCCTCGCCGCGCTCGGCGGCCAGCCGGGCACGCTGTCGGAACTGGTGGCGCAGTACGACCGGTACGCCGCCTCCGGGGAGATCAACAGCCGCGTCGAGGACCAGGCCGGCCGCGCCGCCGCCGTCAGGGCCGCCTACGCCGGCCGGCCCGGCACCGAACTGGACGAACTCGACGGCCTGACGGTCACCACCGCCGACTGGTGGTTCAACCTGCGCGCCTCGAACACCGAACCGCTCCTGCGCCTCAACGTCGAGGCGCGCGACCGGGCGACCGCCGACAAGATCCGCGACGAGGTCCTGGCCATCGTCCGCGCCTGAGCGGCCCCCGGCGGCCGGTCCCTCTCCGGCCCGCCGGCCGCCCACGGACCGGGCCGGGCCGCACGCCTCGCGGTGTGCGGCCCGGCGGTACGCTGACGAGGCCGAACGCCCTCTCCCACGGCCCCGCCGGACGGGAGAGCCCACCGAAAGGGACGTCCCCATGCCGCTCGAAGCCGGTCTTCTCGCCATCCTCGCCTGCCCGGCCTGCCACGCCCCGCTCCGCGAGGAGTCCGGAGGCGCGAGCACCGGCCCGTCCGGCGAGACGTCCGACGAGACGCCCGGCGGCGAGCCCGGCACCACCGAACTGGTCTGCACCGGCTGCGGGCTGGCCTACCCGGTCCGGGACGGTATCCCCGTGCTCCTCGTCGACGAGGCCCGCCGCCCCGTCTAGGTTCCGTCCGGCCGCGCGTGCCGGCGGGACGCGGACTCCGGTGCCGTACGCAGCGAGGCGGCGGGGCCGGCGGGGGCGCCCGCCCACGGGACGTGCGCGGCGTGCCCGGCAACGCGGCGAGACGCGGTGCCGGGGCCCCGCGGACCCGACGGGAACGGCCGGACAGGCTCTAGGCTCGGACCCGCCGGTCCGGACGGACCGGCCGGACCGGGCCGGCGTACTCCCCCGAGCACGGCAAGCCCGCCGCACGGCGATCGGAGGCTCCACCAGATGCTCGACGAGTCGCTTCTCGACGCACCCGAGGCACTCGCCCGCGCCGACACCCGGGGCCTGCTGCGCGGCGCCGCAGGTTCCGGCGCCCGGGTGCGCACCGCCGCCCGGGGCGCCCTGGAGGCCGGACTGGCCGACCTCAAGCCCGACGGGCGGCCGCGGAGCCTGCTGATCGCCGGCTCCGGACCGGCCACCGCCTGCGTCGCCGACCTGCTGGCCGCCCTCAGCGGCGGCAACACCCTCGTCCACTCGATCCACCCGGCCGGCGCCCTGGCCGCCCCCGGCGCGCTGCGCTGGACCCTCCCCGGCTGGGCCGGTCCGCTGGACCTGCTGATCGTTCTCACGACCGACGGCACCGAACCGGGCCTGTCCGCCCTGGTCGAACAGGCGTACCGGCGCGGCTGCTCCGTCGTCTCGGTCTGCCCGGCCGACGCCCCCCTCACCGGCGACGTCGGCGGACGGCACGGCCTGGCGGTGCCGCTCACCGCACCGGTGTACGAGACCCCGCTGCCCGGGGACGCGGACGACAGCAGCGCCTGGCCCGCTCGCCGGGCACCGGCCGGCGACGTGTCCGGGGAGCGGCCCGGGACGGTGTGGGCCCTCCTGGTCCCGCTGCTCGTCCTGCTCGACCGGACCGGCTTCCACCCGGCGCCTCCGGCCACCGTGCAGCTCGTCGCCGACCGGCTCGACCGGACCGCCGAACGCTGCGGCCCCGCCGTCGCGACGTACAGCAACCCGGCCAAGACCCTCGCCGCCGAGCTGGCCGAATCCCTGCCGCTGCTGTGGAGCGACGGCCCCGTGGCCGGTGCCGCCGGCCGTCACTTCGCGCGCTCGCTCGCGGCCGTCGCGGGGCGTCCCGCGCTCGCCGCCGCCCTGCCCGAGGCCCTCACCGAGCACGCCGCGCTGCTCTCCGGTGCCTTCGCCGCGGGCGCCGACCCCGACGACTTCTTCCGGGACCGCGTGGAGGACCCCGCCGCTCTCCACGCGCGCGTGGTGCTTCTCCGCGAACAGGGCCTGACGGGCGGCTCGCCGACCCCCGCGGCCCGCGAGTTCGCGCTGGCCCACGAGAGCCCCGTCAGCGAACTCGAACCCTCCGAGGGCAGCGCGCTGGAGGCGGCGGCGGAGCTCCTTGCCATCACGGATTTCGCCTCCGT from the Streptomyces xinghaiensis S187 genome contains:
- a CDS encoding WhiB family transcriptional regulator, which encodes MTELFQQLLVEEADEELGWQERALCAQTDPESFFPEKGGSTREAKKVCLACEVRSECLEYALANDERFGIWGGLSERERRRLKKAAV
- a CDS encoding glycosyltransferase family 2 protein, yielding MSVHSHSAHSRPAAPSGAAAPEYPRHVVTAVLVSHDGARWLPQALAGLVGQERPVQNVIAADTGSADESAALLTDTLGAERVLHLARRSGFGTAVDEAVRTAGVLTPDDLPYLKRPSGWDPETRTWRDDAYDMPELPHGEPVQWLWLLHDDCAPEPDALAELLRVADSSPSTAIIGPKLRGWYDRRQLLEAGVSIARSGRRWTGLDRREQDQGQHDQVRPVLSVSTAGMLIRRDVWDELGGFDRRLPLMRDDVDLCWRAQAAGHQVLVAPEAVLRHAEAAARERRPIDCAGRSAANPHRVDKAGAVYTMLVNSRGAALPYVLLRLVLGTVLRTLAYLVGKVPGQALDEIAGLLGVLLRPGRILAGRRRRGRPAVEPAELRPLFPPPGATVRATAEAVVGNFSGRSEPELASGGRHGAVESGPGGDDADFLEIEQFARLKRVARKPGPVLFLLLLVVSLVACRGLLGSGTLAGGALLPAPADASGLWDRYLSAWQPVGTGGTEAAPPYLAVIAALSTLLLGSTGAALTLLLVCSVPLAGLSAYFASRPLVESRLLRAWAAVAYAFLPAATGALAGGRLGTAVLAVLLPLMARAAVAAAGAALPSDSDDGERDGDAAPGARPSWRAVWAYTLLLTFTTAFTPVVWPLTLLLGIALLVTRTVRHQGGTAAYGIRLALVLVTPLVVLAPWSLSLLTSPSGFLREVGLEYGTGSATALDLLMVSPGGPKAAGGFLLAGVVLAALAALLRGDRQRAVRTAWAVAVAALLLAALSNGSAWAGPATLVYGIALLSAAAVGAENARERVAAQSFGWRQPAAALIALAAAAGPLLSAVAWMYGGAAGPVERRDPVQVPPFVAEESRTQDQARTLVLGGEPGRVSYTLVRGSGARLGDADLAAASGGDIRLDGIVANLVAGSGADQTDQLGGYAVRYILVRDGAPREMGRVLDTTPGLTRLSQEDGSSLWRLDRRVARVTVVGNPDKGGDGGAAEAAEPVPVAAGPVEAHTSLPAGPEGRVLRVADRAAPGWTATLDGEPLTPTTVDEWAQGFELPANGGRLDLTYESPLSHTLWTGAQGLLAVVLVVLALPGRRREVDDDLPETAPEPAVPAQPVDGEGRRARRLRAAAEAEAAAQGTEPESAPEQPVPAGTAPAAAAEDDPFEAFDAFRATQAAESADRAAQGAAASGAPAGPYAEGVPQQVPQQPYGTWDQQSYAPGGGQPYPGEQYGHEPYQGQGEQQYQGYGDGQYQQYGAGQYSDPYQPDPYQAAPYGDGQQQYDAQQQYDGQQYDGRQQYDGQQPGPYGYPAQPYAGGDPARSETVHGDDGEPAPRRDGSDQQ
- a CDS encoding DUF5719 family protein, with the protein product MNRTTLSLLAATTALAAVTGVAALAAPGGTPERSAAAAERLPVERSELLCPEPSLSELAETGYTSFTPEDGAAGSKGTAGLLPAEEEAEPGGGKDGKDGDKDEDEEAAEDEDGGEKAGPDPVAPLKKPGAPATASVSGAGAPALIGTADGALAPGWTAQQTTVIGSGEGRGLLGVSCTAPDTDFWFPGTSTAKSRQDYVELTNPDDAAAVVDLELYGRKGRIETETGEGITVPPRSATSVLLSTLTSEKADDVAVHVVARSGRVGAAVRATDSGTGSDWLPPSTVAAGSAVLPGIPEDAVSVRLVAVAAGDRDADLKVELAGPTGSFTPAGHESLTLKRGMVTSVDLDDITKGEPGSLVLSPADGGETAPYAVALRVVRGKGGDREMAFIPATSRIEARGTAADNRAKGSVLSLVAPGKAARVEVTASAGSGGGKPVSKEYTVKAGTTLSVPEPPVPSGGKGTHALTVKALSGGPVYASRMLERPKGGVPMFTVQPVPDDRGTVVVPEAAEDLSLLMR
- a CDS encoding metallopeptidase family protein; the encoded protein is MSSSVPPRPSEPRPRRRDRHGRGMRGPIAPPQVPLALSRAAAFTDLVHDSVERLERHWPQLSEVEFAVLDVPSFGDGGEDRAEGWEDEGTVPLGRVTSARGDGPARIVVYRRPVEIRTKNRDERALLVHEIVVEQVAELLGLAPESVDPRYGQD
- a CDS encoding DUF3499 domain-containing protein, which translates into the protein MRGLGESRRGPLKSAVPSNLVSPVRRCSRTACGRPAVATLTYVYADSTAVLGPLATYAEPHCYDLCAEHSERLTAPRGWEVVRLAVDTGPARPSSDDLEALANAVREAARPQERAAGAQGGAGGPGGREADPREVARRGHLRVLRSPEP
- a CDS encoding phosphomannomutase/phosphoglucomutase, with the protein product MPDLSQIVKAYDVRGVVPDQWDEPLAELFGAAFARVTGAEAIVVGHDMRPSSPGLSRAFGRGAAALGADVTEIGLCSTDQLYFASGRLDLPGAMFTASHNPAQYNGIKMCRAGATPVGQDTGLAEIRALVEEWSGSGAPAPAGTPGTITQRDVLADYAACLRGLVDLTGIRPLKVVVDAGNGMGGHTVPTVLDGLPVELVPMYFELDGTFPNHEANPLAPENIVDLQARVRELGADIGLAFDGDADRCFVVDERGEPVSPSAVTALVAARELAKHGGGTVIHNCITSWSVPEVVRENGGTPVRTRVGHSFIKGEMARTGAIFGGEHSAHYYFRDFWNADTGMLAALHVLAALGGQPGTLSELVAQYDRYAASGEINSRVEDQAGRAAAVRAAYAGRPGTELDELDGLTVTTADWWFNLRASNTEPLLRLNVEARDRATADKIRDEVLAIVRA
- a CDS encoding Trm112 family protein, with amino-acid sequence MPLEAGLLAILACPACHAPLREESGGASTGPSGETSDETPGGEPGTTELVCTGCGLAYPVRDGIPVLLVDEARRPV
- a CDS encoding SIS domain-containing protein, with product MLDESLLDAPEALARADTRGLLRGAAGSGARVRTAARGALEAGLADLKPDGRPRSLLIAGSGPATACVADLLAALSGGNTLVHSIHPAGALAAPGALRWTLPGWAGPLDLLIVLTTDGTEPGLSALVEQAYRRGCSVVSVCPADAPLTGDVGGRHGLAVPLTAPVYETPLPGDADDSSAWPARRAPAGDVSGERPGTVWALLVPLLVLLDRTGFHPAPPATVQLVADRLDRTAERCGPAVATYSNPAKTLAAELAESLPLLWSDGPVAGAAGRHFARSLAAVAGRPALAAALPEALTEHAALLSGAFAAGADPDDFFRDRVEDPAALHARVVLLREQGLTGGSPTPAAREFALAHESPVSELEPSEGSALEAAAELLAITDFASVYLVLASGDRS